One genomic region from Yarrowia lipolytica chromosome 1C, complete sequence encodes:
- a CDS encoding uncharacterized protein (Compare to YALI0C19943g, weakly similar to uniprot|Q08219 Saccharomyces cerevisiae YOL048C), whose protein sequence is MTEKYIKILIIFKKSKITQHHFSVFIMSFSVALKSTLIHPHCTCLCLSHSKYLTYIFLPHLMIRTNLSKTWFASSRLIRIAASPILIPARMIISGTFMYPFMGIYYFFTHPILWAYLFTIFLPQIVLTMVVFFFMYLFFYPISAAFAFLFNGPTGLFTAWIALLQQSTVIAGILGDMFLLPTPMKMLFDSIMSREGLDDIVVAGKQRRPTPVPPPQTRVKVLLKHLPLTLVFPTWLVRLTVTVLLHFIPIIGPFVAILVNAPRRGRNAHARYFELKMMPKADVEQFTRVRRGQYLGFGMVAGALESIPFLGLLFAFTNCTGGALWAVAIERRMRDTARPSLNNARARAQQMMIG, encoded by the exons ATGACagaaaaatatataaaaatattGATAATTTTTAAAAAGTCCAAAATTACCCAACATCATTTTTCTGTATTTATTATGTCATTTTCAGTTGCATTAAAGTCCACCCTCATCCACCCCCATTGCacttgtttgtgtttgtccCACTCAAAATACTTAACCTACATCTTTCTTCCTCATCTCATGATCCGCACCAACCTCTCGAAAACTTGGTTTGCGTCTTCTCGACTAATTCGAATCGCCGCGTCGCCCATCTTGATACCTGCGCGAATGATCATCAGCGGCACCTTCATGTACCCCTTCATGGGGATCTACTACTTTTTTACTCATCCCATTCTGTGGGCCTACCTGTTCACCATTTTCCTGCCACAGATAGTGCTGACCATGGTCgtgttcttcttcatgtacCTGTTCTTCTACCCCATTTCGGCCGCGTTTGCCTTCCTTTTCAACGGTCCCACAGGGCTGTTCACCGCGTGGATTGCCCTTCTTCAGCAGTCTACTGTAATCGCTGGCATTCTGGGCGATATGTTCTTGTTACCCACCCCAATGAAGATGCTGTTTGACAGC ATCATGTCCCGTGAAGGACTTGACGACATTGTCGTTGCTGGAAAACAGAGAAGACCCACTCCGGTGCCTCCGCCCCAGACGCGAGTCAAGGTCTTGCTCAAACATCTACCACTCACCCTGGTATTTCCTACATGGTTGGTCCGACTGACAGTCACTGTACTTCTACACTTCATTCCCATCATCGGTCCCTTTGTTGCAATTTTGGTCAACGCTCCCCGACGAGGTCGAAACGCACACGCTCGGTACTTTGAGCTCAAGATGATGCCCAAAGCCGACGTGGAACAGTTCACACGGGTGCGACGGGGCCAGTACCTCGGGTTTGGTATGGTTGCTGGCGCTCTGGAGTCGATTCCGTTCCTTGGACTTCTTTTTGCGTTCACCAACTGTACTGGCGGAGCTCTTTGGGCCGTGGCCATTGAGAGACGGATGCGTGACACAGCCCGGCCTTCTCTCAACAACGCGCGTGCCCGGGCCCAGCAGATGATGATTGGATGA
- a CDS encoding uncharacterized protein (Compare to YALI0C20053g, similar to uniprot|P37020 Saccharomyces cerevisiae YJR040w GEF1voltage-gated chloride channel protein) yields MDSDHGGYHDPHDSHADSSDVTDSDNRPQNLRINKIKKPLFRRFQSEQTVTTSSASGWDANDTNDTNDSENDSATSPAKHKRRPSTRAQLKAPQTQSQPQSPVLKSKHHGPQHNSLRAVSNGTKRLASRFHLGNFSLRSPKIQRKHSSYFTDNEDSDDERLVWGDRDDTQPLMSQSDYGGQFSYGSVEFPNPPTLKLPPADHTNHGIVHKASQFMQSRVGIQSMMSDTGPERRFYDDFTTVDWVRDTINDSSRVKYIQSIPGFRGRLIRSFDSLQDWILISVVAASFALIAYSIDRVEETLFDFKFGYCSSSWLSPRGECEGEWMLWSDLTSFEIPYLSAHHFNFLVYLLIMLLLAFLAVRLTLRTKTSSPISLKDNKPRVFYTAYGSGVAEVKTILSGFVIRRFLGTHTLVYKSVGLVLAVSSGLCLGKEGPYVHLATCVGNIACRLFTKFSHNDLRRRQILAAAASAGVALAFGSPLGGVLFSLEEVSYMFMPAQLFRVFFCAMTSALFLKLLDPYKTGKIVLFEVKYTQDWHSPEIFVFVILGICGGIFGALFCKFSAWWPQKVRAPGKIFHGHHTIEVLVVTLITGLTSFSSPFTRQSVAELLYQLASPCDPDNPALSKLCPTSISEIPGVAKALSWVLVLKIFLTCITFGIKVPAGIYVPSMIIGALFGRVLGLGTQLLYHQMLNEKESGVLSIFATPFLGTLATCPGGALQCITPGTYAMIGAGAFMAGVTRMNVTLAVILFELTGSLDYVLPFSIAILVANWVANLIEPKSVYELQIKKNDYPFLDNRKTLAFDSSLADLVSHFPRKLCIEMDEGDEDGSAKVTVGQLKEMLAQVQVRNGIDGSIPLVRNDNVVGLLPALELEVALDRISQWYEEVAGVVVAESEASGLRSPTSTETTGLKLSLPIPPTFPPTTIVPPSSLDSIVCTVSVKDVDITKFHHYYVGVKARETCETDPEETSNSSSCEDGLLPFEATDLTQFVDRAPLALDVHSPLTLVQMMFSKLGVRQICVVEDGQFVGVLHKKKFIDFCNNQEK; encoded by the coding sequence ATGGACAGCGACCACGGCGGCTACCACGACCCGCATGACTCGCACGCAGACTCCTCGGACGTGACGGACTCTGATAACCGGCCCCAGAACCTGCGcatcaacaagatcaagaagcCTCTGTTCCGCCGGTTCCAGAGCGAACAGACTGTCACAACATCTTCGGCATCGGGCTGGGATgcaaacgacacaaacgacacaaacgacTCGGAAAACGACTCTGCCACGTCGCCGGCAAAGCACAAACGCCGACCGAGCACACGAGCACAGCTCAAAGcgccacagacacagtcGCAGCCACAGAGCCCCGTGCTCAAATCCAAACACCATGGGCCTCAACATAACTCGCTCCGGGCAGTCAGCAATGGCACTAAACGACTAGCTTCCCGGTTCCATCTGGGCAACTTCTCCCTGCGTTCGCCCAAGATCCAACGCAAACATTCCTCCTACTTTACAGACAATGAAGACAGTGACGATGAACGCCTGGTCTGGGGAGACAGAGACGACACACAGCCACTTATGTCACAAAGCGATTATGGTGGCCAGTTCTCCTACGGGTCGGTGGAATTCCCAAACCCTCCCACGCTCAAACTGCCTCCTGCAGACCACACAAACCATGGCATAGTGCACAAAGCCTCGCAGTTCATGCAGTCACGTGTGGGAATTCAGTCCATGATGTCAGACACGGGACCCGAGCGCCGCTTCTACGACGACTTCACCACCGTCGACTGGGTCAGAGATACCATCAACGACTCTTCTCGTGTCAAGTACATCCAGTCGATTCCAGGATTCCGAGGTCGACTTATCCGGTCGTTTGACTCCCTGCAAGACTGGATTCTCATTTCGGTTGTGGCAGCCTCATTTGCGCTCATTGCGTACAGCATTGATAGGGTGGAAGAAACGCTGTTTGACTTCAAGTTCGGCTACTGCTCGTCATCGTGGCTCAGTCCCAGAGGCGAATGTGAAGGTGAATGGATGCTCTGGAGTGATCTTACAAGCTTTGAGATTCCTTATCTGAGTGCTCACCACTTTAATTTCCTTGTATACCTCCTGATCATGCTGCTTCTGGCCTTCCTGGCTGTCCGACTCACTCTCAGAACCAAGACTTCGTCGCCAATCTCGCTCAAAGACAACAAACCGAGGGTGTTTTATACAGCTTACGGCAGTGGAGTGGCTGAGGTGAAGACAATTCTGTCTGGCTTCGTTATTCGACGTTTTCTTGGCACTCACACCCTAGTCTACAAGTCTGTAGGTCTAGTTCTAGCCGTGTCCTCGGGCCTCTGCCTCGGAAAGGAAGGTCCTTACGTCCATCTGGCTACCTGTGTGGGAAACATTGCTTGCCGTTTGTTCACCAAGTTTTCTCATAATGATCTGCGACGAAGACAGATTCTGGCGGCTGCAGCGTCCGCAGGTGTGGCTCTTGCCTTTGGGTCTCCTCTCGGTGGAGTTCTCTTTTCGCTCGAGGAGGTGTCCTACATGTTCATGCCTGCCCAGCTGTTCCGAGTCTTCTTTTGTGCCATGACCTCAGCTTTGTTTCTGAAGCTCTTGGATCCCTATAAGACTGGAAAGATTGTCCTTTTCGAGGTCAAGTACACCCAGGACTGGCACTCTCCCGAAATTTTCGTTTTTGTGATTCTTGGCATTTGTGGCGGCATTTTTGGCGCTCTCTTCTGCAAGTTCAGTGCCTGGTGGCCTCAGAAAGTGCGTGCACCGGGAAAGATCTTCCACGGACATCACACAATCGAGGTTCTTGTTGTGACACTCATCACCGGCTTGACTTCGTTCTCTAGTCCATTCACACGTCAATCAGTGGCTGAGCTTTTGTACCAGCTTGCATCTCCTTGTGATCCTGACAACCCCGCTCTCAGCAAGTTGTGTCCCACTTCTATCAGCGAGATCCCCGGTGTTGCCAAGGCTCTATCCTGGGTGCTGGTGCTCAAGATATTCCTCACATGCATCACCTTCGGTATCAAGGTTCCAGCGGGCATTTATGTTCCTTCCATGATCATTGGAGCGTTGTTTGGCCGAGTTCTGGGGCTTGGAACTCAGCTGCTGTACCACCAAATGCTGaatgagaaggagagcGGCGTTCTCTCAATATTTGCGACACCCTTTCTTGGAACTCTCGCCACGTGTCCGGGCGGTGCTCTTCAGTGCATTACCCCCGGTACATATGCTATGATTGGTGCCGGAGCGTTCATGGCAGGTGTTACTCGAATGAATGTGACTCTGGCAGTCATTCTATTTGAGCTCACTGGTTCATTGGACTACGTACTGCCGTTCTCTATTGCCATTCTAGTGGCCAACTGGGTGGCGAACCTGATTGAGCCAAAGTCTGTGTACGAGCTGcagatcaagaagaacgactACCCGTTCCTGGACAACCGGAAGACTCTTGCCTTTGATTCCTCGTTGGCCGATCTAGTGTCTCATTTCCCTCGAAAGCTGTGTATTGAAATGGATGAGGGAGACGAAGATGGAAGCGCCAAGGTAACGGTTGGTCAGTTGAAGGAAATGCTGGCGCAGGTGCAGGTGCGCAACGGAATTGACGGGTCGATTCCGCTGGTGCGCAATGACAATGTAGTGGGTCTGCTTCCAGccctggagctggaggtggCTCTTGATAGGATCAGTCAGTGGTACGAGGAGGTTGCGGGcgtggttgttgctgaATCGGAGGCTTCTGGGCTTAGATCTCCCACTTCCACCGAGACTACTGGCCTGAAACTGAGTCTCCCCATTCCTCCAACCTTTCCTCCTACCACCATTGTGCCTCCTTCGTCACTGGACTCTATTGTGTGCACGGTCTCTGTCAAGGATGTTGACATTACAAAGTTCCACCACTACTACGTTGGGGTGAAAGCTCGCGAAACGTGCGAGACGGACCCGGAGGAGACGTCCAACTCCAGTTCATGTGAGGATGGACTACTGCCTTTTGAGGCCACAGATCTGACGCAGTTTGTCGACCGTGCccctctggctctggatgtCCATTCTCCCCTGACTTTAGTGCAGATGATGTTCTCCAAGCTAGGAGTGAGACAGATCTGTGTTGTGGAAGACGGTCAATTTGTGGGAGTTTTGCACAAGAAGAAGTTCATTGACTTTTGCAACAACCAAGAGAAGTGA
- a CDS encoding uncharacterized protein (Truncated form of YALI0C20075g, similar to uniprot|P40422 Saccharomyces cerevisiae YHR143W-A DNA-directed RNA polymerases I II and III 7.7 kDa polypeptide (EC 2.7.7.6) (ABC10-alpha), similar to Saccharomyces cerevisiae RPC10 (YHR143W-A); ancestral locus Anc_2.87) produces MQEFSPPSSTLQHNMNKESFSPSLDSQNLSASASGVANNKSYAVKYLCANCSSKVVLIRGDPVRCKECGHRVLYKERANYTGE; encoded by the coding sequence ATGCAGGAATTTTCgcctccatcttcaactTTGCAACACAACATGAACAAGGAATCGTTTTCTCCTTCGCTTGATTCGCAGAACCTGTCTGCCTCCGCCTCCGGAGTGGCCAACAACAAGTCGTACGCCGTCAAGTACCTGTGTGCCAACTGTTCGTCCAAGGTGGTTCTCATCCGAGGCGATCCAGTTCGATGCAAGGAATGCGGTCATCGAGTTTTGTACAAGGAGCGGGCCAACTACACTGGTGAGTAA
- a CDS encoding uncharacterized protein (Compare to YALI0C19965g, some similarities with uniprot|Q02207 Saccharomyces cerevisiae YKR009c FOX2 hydratase-dehydrogenase-epimerase peroxisomal), which yields MFLRPLQNSQRVINPLVRKYSISASSLSGKTALVTGGSGGIGLVIAKKLAANGARVILLARDETKLNGALEELTHTLKDEQTQRDITQTAHSTISYDIAKATTPPEIDFKMVDLLVNCAGVTQTSLLMTTKNIDQIIGTNLAGAIKMSQYAMRPWMKRKSGCIVNISSVLGLRGLTGGSTVYSAAKAGLVGFTKALAVEVGARGIRVNCVCPGLVETEMTQNVTVQNGFATPLQGMGKDNYVSADSVADAVLYLAASEEQTGSILTIDKGLSAV from the coding sequence atgTTCTTGAGACCGCTACAGAACTCCCAGAGAGTGATAAACCCACTCGTTCGAAAGTACTCAATATCCGCgtcttctctctctggAAAAACCGCTCTGGTGACCGGCGGTTCGGGAGGAATCGGGCTAGTCATTGCTAAGAAGCTGGCAGCAAACGGAGCTCGAGTGATCCTGCTTGCTAGAGATGAAACCAAGTTGAAtggagctctggaggagctgacACACACTCTTAAGGATGAGCAGACACAAAGGGATATCACACAGACCGCCCACAGCACGATATCTTACGACATTGCTAAAGCAACGACACCACCAGAAATCGACTTCAAGATGGTAGATCTGCTCGTCAACTGTGCCGGAGTCACGCAAACATCGCTGCTTATGACCACCAAAAACATTGACCAGATCATCGGCACAAATCTCGCCGGAGCCATTAAAATGAGCCAGTATGCCATGCGTCCGTGGATGAAACGAAAGTCGGGCTGTATTGTCAACATCTCCTCGGTTTTGGGATTACGTGGCCTTACAGGCGGGTCTACGGTCTACAGTGCAGCCAAGGCTGGTCTTGTGGGCTTCACGAAGGCTCTCGCGGTCGAAGTGGGCGCTAGAGGTATCCGTGTCAATTGCGTGTGTCCTGGACTGGTCGAGACGGAAATGACACAGAACGTGACTGTCCAGAATGGGTTTGCGACACCTCTTCAGGGCATGGGAAAGGATAATTACGTATCTGCTGACTCGGTGGCCGACGCTGTCCTCTACCTTGCTGCTAGTGAGGAGCAGACCGGAAGCATTCTCACCATAGACAAGGGCTTGTCTGCGGTATAG
- a CDS encoding uncharacterized protein (Compare to YALI0C20097g, no similarity) — translation MTDKVIQYYEHYYDRSRDLEALATYVANHYTHNMPIIIGTLCCMLFVCSYVLHDIITESKEVESDEKELPLPVAKPRQSLFREFSFDSHKEYDNDEVDPLTTLDELKEMEEERKKQKERKREELRLEEEKRAEQERKKTDNTYPPSVLDPMLDPVHSFKQPFWTESKEPYWETTDSMQWPEPQITLLEALA, via the coding sequence ATGACAGACAAGGTGATACAATACTACGAACATTACTACGATCGATCGCGGGatctggaggctctggcGACCTACGTGGCCAACCACTACACCCACAACATGCCAATCATCATCGGCACCTTGTGCTGcatgttgtttgtgtgctCATATGTGCTACACGACATTATCACCGAGAGcaaggaggttgagagTGATGAGAAGGAGCTTCCACTGCCTGTGGCAAAGCCCCGACAGTCGCTTTTCAGAGAGTTCTCTTTTGATTCCCACAAGGAGTATGACAACGATGAGGTGGACCCCCTGACTACCCTGGACGAGTTGaaagagatggaggaggaacgcaagaagcagaaggagcgaaagagagaggagctgagactggaggaggagaagcggGCAGAGCaggagcgaaagaagacCGACAACACCTACCCTCCTTCGGTGCTGGACCCGATGCTGGACCCGGTGCACTCTTTCAAACAACCCTTCTGGACGGAGTCCAAAGAACCATACTGGGAAACTACGGACAGCATGCAATGGCCCGAGCCCCAGATCACCCTCCTTGAAGCCCTGGCTTAG
- a CDS encoding uncharacterized protein (Compare to YALI0C19987g, similar to uniprot|P38747 Saccharomyces cerevisiae YHL013c, similar to Saccharomyces cerevisiae OTU2 (YHL013C); ancestral locus Anc_2.548) — MEELLARHRKEKKDLAGELTTLKKQVSGDKKKKKEVTRQCEDKERELKERHQQEIAELESGGAVDQIKEEVVEDEGEDEFSPEKLLAQLELAKEQEEATTKKKKGPAAEPVGSQAPSGHKPKKNRQKERAARKAAEQEAIRQQALDEAALQPDLRKIEMENIESLTKLNGTTVHDIVPDGHCLYSSIADQLAVRHEVDVDVQTLRTKCAAEIRRDRNSYIPFLFDEATMSIKDVDSYTKELEETAIWGGDLEILALARVYDCPISVLMSGRPVHRVNEEGNKEELKLVYYKHSYGLGEHYNSLRG, encoded by the coding sequence ATGGAAGAGCTGCTTGCACGACATcgaaaggagaagaaagacCTTGCCGGCGAGCTGACAACGCTCAAAAAACAGGTTTCTGgcgacaaaaagaagaagaaggaggtcaCAAGACAGTGtgaggacaaggagcgGGAGCTCAAGGAACGACATCAGCAGGAGATCGCCGAGCTGGAAAGCGGTGGGGCAGTGgatcagatcaaggaggaggttgtaGAGGacgaaggagaagacgaaTTCTCGCCCGAAAAACTGCTGGCTCAATTGGAGCtcgccaaggagcaggaagaAGCCACCACtaaaaagaagaagggtcctgctgctgaaccCGTCGGAAGCCAAGCCCCCTCGGGccacaagcccaagaaaaACCGACAGAAGGAGCGGGCGGCTCGAAAGGCTGCGGAGCAGGAGGCTATCAGACAACAGGCTCTTGATGAGGCAGCCCTACAGCCTGATCTGCGAAAGATTGAGATGGAAAACATTGAGTCGTTGACCAAGCTCAATGGAACTACGGTCCATGATATTGTGCCCGACGGTCACTGTCTGTACTCATCCATTGCCGACCAGCTGGCTGTTCGACATGAGGTTGATGTTGACGTTCAGACCCTTCGAACCAAATGCGCTGCGGAAATCAGACGAGATCGAAATAGTTACATCCCGTTCCTGTTCGATGAAGCGACCATGTCTATCAAGGACGTGGATTCGTacaccaaggagctggaggagactgCTATTTGGGGAGGAGATCTGGAGATCCTGGCCCTGGCTAGAGTGTATGACTGCCCCATCTCTGTGCTCATGAGTGGCCGCCCTGTTCACCGCGTCAATGAGGAGGGAAATaaggaggagctgaaaTTGGTGTATTACAAGCACAGTTATGGTCTCGGAGAGCATTACAATTCGTTGAGAGGATAG